CAATTGGAatattaacacaaaatgctggagtaactcagcgggacaggcagcatatctggagagaaggaatgtgtgacgtatcgggtcgagactcttcagaccgaagtctgaaaaagggtctcgacccgaaacgtcaaccgttccttctctccagagatgctgcctgtcccgctgagttactccagcattttgtgtctatcttcagtttaaaccagtctctgcagttccttcctacacaattagaaTGGTGATTTGCCTTTAAAGAGTATGATATCATTGATTATTGTTGAATTTCACTTCCTCACAATCTTTCACCGGCTGAAGTGAAATGTCCAACCATGATCTTTGGCTCACGATGGCACAAGTGGAAATATCAGAGTGGACTGAGCCCTAATAGAAGTGATGGTACCTCAATGGTGAAATACAAGTCCAAAGATTACACATACCCAAACTTTACCTGCACGTGCCTGTGTTTCTCCAGACTGGCAAATTGATTTTTCAAGAACCTTTAAGGCAGTAAAAAAGTTAATTTAAGAATAGTAGCAAAGATAGTAGTCTCCACTATTGAAAACATTTACAAAGTGAATAAACTGATTGAAAGTAGCGGTGAAAACAATacaaacacaatacaatacaaagagaGAGCTAcaaagtgggtatatggaatgagctgccagaggaagtagttgaagcaggtacaataacaacatttaaaagacatttggatgggtgcATGTATTGAAAAGGTTTCGAAGGTTATGGACCACATAAGGTTATGAACCAGGggcgtcacagtggtgcagcagtagagtttctgccttacagtggaAGAGaacggccccatagcagaagtgtccacgtcgcggggctggaaactagaTGTATccagagctaattctgctactaccatcatctattgcgacaagtgatggcttccactgattgtcgccggaagcttgtgtccttttcaggatggacgatgacatcgaggccaacatttgcatcaagatggacacgaaaagaaaattgtaaattgtccctcgtgtgtaggatagtgttagcgtgtgcgTGATTGTAGGTCAGCACGGACACAGTGAGCATGTTTCcgctctgcatctctaaagtctaacataGAGACCAAccttgggcaaatgggactatggcTTTGTTGGTCCTTCTGagttagcatggacgagttgggatgtagggcctgtttccatgctgtatgacaatgaAATAAAAATCGAAATTACAGGACTTGCATAGTAGGTCAGTATGCATCTGGAAAGAGAACAAAGTAGGTTAATATAACAGCATGAAAACCACAGCATGACGATAACTCATAGCTTAGAATCCAAAATCATCTTTATTCAAGGAATAAAAACACATGAGAGGTGGActgcaataaatataaatatttattaaaacaatatatatgAATATGTGATAATGTTACAAATTAGGGATGGCAAATTGATTCTGTTCCCTTAATCACCATCAATTCAGGAATGTTCTGAACTACCACTACTCTTTTAAAAagattaaataaaacaaattggtTTATACCACAGATTTTATAATACTGTTAAACTTCCATGCAATATGCTGAATTAAGAAAGCTCCCTCTAATCAAAAATACAGCAATTTGAAGGCTAGGCAGTCCTTGATGGCTTATAATAAATACGgtaacaaaattaaaaattgctGGGATTAAATGAATGCAGAAACTAAAATCGGCCCCTTTCGGAAAATGTCCTCCCTCTCTTTAGACCTCTCTGTCTACCACTCTCCATGGCACAGGGTTTCGGGGGGTGGGAAGGTCACCTCACTGTTTGGGCACTATGCTAGTCCTACTCTGGTGCTTGGAGTTGTGGAAGAAGAACTAGGGGAGCAATTGGCATCAgacctcccccatctccctgccTCTGATGGAACTGCTTTTGTTGGGAAGATAATCATACAGGAGAATCGTGAGTGATGGACAGTCATACGACGTGGCATTCTGGGCACATCAAGTAGCATAATGGTATGGACAGATTTTTAAAATAAGCCATAATGAACTGCAACTTTATCAAACGTGACAAGGGAGCTATTAAGAAAaacaattgtttaaaaaaatgtaggtTTAACGTTAGTTTATTAAAATATAACTCAAAAAGAAACTATAACAATATGAACAACACTTACAGAAGTTGATGTGCAAAAACCAGAATCACGAGCACTAACTAGCAGTTAGGTGTGTTTCAACTGAATTTGGAAAGTAAATCATAAGGTTACTGAAGGTATTTTGAAATGTGTCAATAACAACATGTAACACCAacaatttttttcttttttatatttTTTGTGTGCGAAAGTTATATTTGAACTGCTCGGTATTTTCATGCATAGATGTTATAAACATCAATTGCTCCCATGTGGAGACAAAACTGTGAATTCTCAGTTTGATTTATTATAAATAAAAGAATCATCATTCCACAGAGATACTTTTTTCTGATGGTAGGTTTTAAACAAATTGAATAGATTTGTTTTTAGCTACAGGCTTTTTAAAACTTTGCCTTCTTGTTCATCATCACTGTGGACCATCTCCACTCGTTGAGGCTGTGAAGGAGCAGACATTGGGGTTGTGAATACATTCTCCAGTGCTCCAACGTCCAGCTGTGGCACCGAGTTCAGATACTCTTCTCCTCCCAGGTTGTTTGAGTGGGGCCCTTCCTCGATGCTGCTATTGCTCCTGGAGTCTGCATTGCGTTGACAATCATCTGGGTACTCCCGGAAAGGGTAGTCTCTATTCAGTGCGGAGAACATTGCCTCGTGCTTCTGGTATCGGTCTTCGTAGTAGCCTAGGCATTCAGACATGCTGTTTGCAAAATCACCGTAGCCATAGGGTGGTCTGCTATATGGACAAGTACTGTTGTGGAAGAACAGATTAAATCAGTTCAGTGTTTGCTAATAGTTTGTGGAAACTGAATATCAGATAACAGACAGTTGGAAGACACAGTATGCTCTCAAGGAGCAGTTTTGAGTATGTTATAAATTGCCAGAGAAAAGCTTAACAGCATCAAATACTCCTAAATTGGTAAACTCCAACACTATCTGACAATGTATGCTCAAGGCTTTCCAGATCTTTTGTATAAGTGTTATAGCATTCGTAGTGCAGATGAGACTTCCTTGAGTTGTTCCATTCTGTGGCAGACTCAGCTTAATCTTCCAGTCCATGACTCATCACATCATgttagttagatggagctctaggggctagcagaatcaagggatatggggagaatgtctgggaaagaactgcagatgcaggataaaatcgaaagtagacacaaaatgctggagtaactcagcgggtgaggcagcatctatggagagaaggaatgggtgatgtttcgggtcaagacccttcttcagactgaggcgggacaaaagaatgtaggcggaagggggaggggatggagagggaaagcaaggtctaCCTGAGattacagaagtcaatgttcacactgcgggggtgtaaactacccaagcaaaatatgaggtgctgttcctccaatttacactgggcctcactctgacaatggaggaggcccagaacagaaagatcggattgggaatgggagagagagttgAAGcgttgggccaccgggagatcagctgattgtggatgaccagccatgatcacaatgaatggtggtgctggctcgaagggccaaatggcctcctcctgcacctatgttctatgttattgcTCTCTGGCGTCTGGCCTCTGACTCCAGGAGCAGAGTTGAAAGGGTTGCAACTGGCTTCACATAATTCAATGAAGACAGAGGGCCCTCGGTCTGCACACAATTACTTAACCcattttgaaacattttcacCTACCTCTGATTATCAGAAACATTTATAAATAATTGAAAGGATTTCAACAGATGACGACAGCAGCCAGCTGCCAAAAGGTCTTTGGTGTGCTCTGGACTGGAAGTCTCAGGATCTGCTGCATTATCACCGCTTGTGTCTTGGCTCATATTGTGATATTAGCTACTGTATGCAACCCAGTCATCCACATCAATCAATCCGCATAGGTCCCACCAATGATTACCTGGCCACTGTCATCCAAGCCACAATGCATCATCTCACATTTGTCAGGattaaacacaatctgccactttTCAAACCTTTTCATCGAAACATCAATATCTCTCAGCAGCCTATGACCATCTTCCAACTCTGCCAATCTTCATGTCTtccgcaaatggactaatcttgtCTCGTACATCCACATACGAGTCATTTACCTCTGTTACAATAACAAGCATTGCAGCACCAATCCATGTGGGATGTAACTGACACAGGCATTCAAACGCACAAACAAAAAAATCTATCATGACCCTTTCTCTCCTATATCCAGCCAATTTTGGTCCAACCTGCCTTGGATCTTATGGGCCCTGACCCTTATGCCACCGTTTCCCATTTGGGACCCACTCAATGGTTTTACTAGAGCTATTGAAAACCACATCTACTACCCTGATGCGCCTTGAAAGAGTACAATCAAATTGCTCGGGCAGGATCTGCCTTTGGCCCATGCCATATTGACTATTCCTGATTAACCCTTGGTTTTCCAAGTGATCGTTAATCCGTTCCCTCAGAATATTTTTTAGTATTTTCCCTACGATTGATGTTAGGCTCACAAGTCTATGATTACCAAGATTTACTCTGCTGCCCTTCTTGAAAAGGGAGACCATGTTTGCAGCCTCCAGTCATTTGTATCTCACTTCTTACTTGTGTCCAGCAAGGCTTTAAAAATCTCAGCTAGAGCCTCAATAATCTCTTCCCTTGCATCCccgcaacccccctccccccctccccaaactcCCACAGCAACTGGGATAAATCCCTCCCAGTCCTGCAGCCTTATCCACCTTTACTCATGTTAATGCTTCAAGTACCAGCCCTTTAGAATTCGAGAGCTGCACTTGACTTTCAGCGACAACCCACTGAATTCTCAAAATGAAAAGTCTGCAAATATTGATGAAAAGTGTTCATTAGGGTCACCTCTGCACCTTCTGTCCCCATGCAGAGATTGTCACTGTCTTCCCTAATGGACCCTCCTTTTTCCCTTGTTCACCTTTTGCCTGTCATATACTAATCAATTCCCTAAGATTTTGCTTAATCCTGTCTGTCAGTGATTTGTTATTACTTTTAACTTTACCAATTTTGCTTATCGTGTCTCCCTGCATTTTTAAGCTCTTGGCAGGACTCTCTCATCATGAGTTTCTGCGCCTGTCATACGTTTCCTATTTTCCTTAATCCAACTCTCAATATCCCTTGACATCTAGTGTTCCCTGCATTTGTAACTGCTAACTTTTACTCTTATGGGAAAATGAATTTAGGGCGTGGATAGGTACTagcgactgggacattgtagccatgactgaaacctggttaagggaggggcaggactggcaactcaatgttccggggtataggagcttcaggagagacgggGGTGAGGAAAAAAGAAGATGGGgaattgcattgttggttaaggaggatgtcacggctgtgttcagaggtgacattacagacggtttgtctagtgaggctatatggttggagctgaggaacaagaaaggaatGGTcaacttgttgggggtgtactgcagaccccccaaatagtcaatgggaattagaagagcaaatgttctgggagattgcagacagctgcaggtcaaataaggttgtcgtaataggagatttcaactttcccaatatagactgggaaaattatagcgtgaagggtttagatggggtgcaattcctcaaaggtgttcaggagagttttcttaagcagtatgtgagagggcaacgctggatctagtattaggaaattgggaagggcaacttAATGAAGTGAgtatggaggagccttttgggactagtgaccacagttcgattaggtttaagatagttatggatcgggacggagagTGTCCACAtgctaaaatgctcaactggggtaaggccaactttgagggcatGAGAAAAGGacttgctcaagttgactggagcaggttgtttgaagGGAAATGACCTTGTGGATGGGCggcacgactcacgtcgcagcggcctctgcagtccgtctgtcttttttttttgtttgtctcGTTTGAGTGTAGTTGATAGTGTTTTTTTAACTTGATatgtttgggggggtgggggtgcgggaaacttttaaaatattttccctgtacggaggacccggccttttctctgtcgggtctccattgtcgttggggcctagcaccgtggagcggcctccaaccgaaacgacctggggctccagtggcggagctgcggactacttgcCATCATGGGGCTGGCCAAGTTCGGagtgggaggagctgtggtggcgcgctgctgcggcccgaccccggagattcggaggctccaggcgCCGGCTcggtggacggtaacaccgggagctcgcgggtccttggtgggagaccgcttttcggggcttccgcaacggcgacttctcccgcccgagttgcggggttgaggatgacctggagaggggccttacatcgcccagtgcggctttaatggccgcgggatttgccatcgcccgccgggggctccaacatcaagacccggagcagggccttgcatcgcccggcgtagctttaatggccgcgggacttatttaccatcgcccgccgggggctttgtctttgacatcgggaggagaatggggagtgtaggggagagataagactttgccttccatcacagtgaggaggagattcgctgtgatggatatttgtgtaaattatgttgtgtcttggttcttctacttgtttgtatgactgcagaaaccaaatttcgttttaacctcaatgaggttcaaatgacaacaaataaattgtatcattgtatcacatcggccaagtgggatgttttttaaagtgtactgaagagagctcaggatgtgtacgtccccgttagagtgaaaggcaaagcaggcaaacgtaaggaagcttggctgacgagggaaattgagactttagtcaaaaacaagaaggatgtatGGGACAGTATaggtagctgggatcaagtgcatctctggaggagtttcgggaactaaggagcaaactcaaaaaggagatcagatgggcaaaaaggggccaggagatagctctggcgggtagcataaaagacaatcgcaaaagattttataaatacataagggggaaaagggtaactagagagagagagggagagtgggacctctcaggaatatgTGGCTCCACACCTTTGTGTGGAGCCACATAAGATGGGCTagatcctcaatgagtatttctcctctgtatttaccaaggagaaagacagtaggacggaggaaattggagcagtcactggaagtgtcagggttaccgtcgaggaagtactgaagatACTGTTGTGttggaaggtagataaatctccgtggcctgatcagatatatccgaagaCATTGCGGGAATCTAGAGAGGAAATtatgggagccctggttgaaatttatgagtcgtccttaaatacaggagaggtgccagaggattgtagggttgcaaatgttgtgcctcttttcaagaagagttgcagagaaaatgctggtaactataggccggtgagcttaacatccgtagttggtaagttactggagagtattctgagggataggatatacaggcatttggatgggcaagggctgattagggacagtcagcatggttttgtacatgagaggtcgtgtctcacaaatctgattgatttttttgaagatgtgagcaaaaaggttgaaggcagagctgtagatgttgtgtacatggactttcgtaaagtaaggcgttcgacaaggtgccgcatggtaggctgctctggaaggttagatctcatgggatccaaggagagatagctgaatggatagcaaattggctccatggaaggaagcatggtgatggtggaaggttgcttctcagaatggagacctgtgactagtggtgtgccttagggtttggtgctgggcctgttactgtttgtcatctacataaatgatttggacaTACAGGGCAAAattatcaagtttgctgatgatacaaaggttaatggttttgcagatagtgaagatggttgtgaacgattgcagcaggatctggatcgattggccaggtgggcggaggaatggttgatggaatttaatacagagaagtgtgaggtgttgcatttttggacatcgaacaagggcaggacctacacagtaaatggtaagcctctggatagtggtgtagagcagagggatctaggagcacaagtgcatggttccatgaaggttgagtcgtaggtagataaggtggtcaaaagggcttttggcactttggccttcataagtcagagtatggagtagagaagttgggaggtcatgttacagttgtataagacattggtgagaccgtatttagaatattgtgttcagatctgggcaccatgttattggaaagatattatcaagcttgaaagggttcagaaaagatttacgaggatgttgccaggactagaggttgtgaactataaggagaggttgagtaggctgggtctctattccatggagcgtaagaggatgaggggagatcttatagaggtataaaaaatcatgaaaggaatagatcaggtagatgcacagtcttttaccaagagtaggggaatcgaggaccagaggacataggttctagttgaaggggaaaagatttaataggaatccgagtggtaacattttcacacagagggtggcgggtgtatggaacaagctgccagaggaggtagttgaggctgggattatcccattgtttaagaaacagttggacaggtacatggataggacaggtttggagggttatggaccaagcgcaggcaagtgggactaaggtagctgggacattgttggccggtgtgggcgagttgggccgaagggcctgtttcctctatgtatcactctatgactctataatggtCTTCAACCTTTGCCAACTTTCCCTCTGTGCTTACCTGCAAATAGATGCACCCAAACTACCTTTGCCAGGTCCTCCCTTATGTTAATGACATTGGTGTTACTCTAATTGAAGACCTAAACTGCTGGTATATGTATATCCTTTTCTACATCCACTTTAAAATATACAGACTTATGGAAAATATCTCCAAAATCTTTCCCCACTGACACTCCATCCACTTGACCACCTACATTCCCCAAGATAAGATCCACCAATGTCCCTTCACTCATTGGTCTATCTATTTACTGCATCAAAAAACTCTACTTGACACACCTCAAAATGCCCACCTCTTCTGAGCCTTTGATGCTAAGGCAACCTCAGTTAATATTTTGGAAACTGAAAGTCCACAGTatgatagaaacacagaaacatagaaaataggtgcaggaggaggccattcggcccttcgagccagcaccgccattcattgcgatcatggcggatcgttcccaatcaataacctgtgcctgccttctccccatatcccttgattccattagcccctagagttctatctaactctctcttatccatccagtgatttggcctccattgccctctgtggcagggaattccacaaactctctggatgaaaactttttttctcacctcagtcctaaatggtaacCCTATTCTAATTACATATTAGATAACCCTATTCTAATTACAACTATCTGATATCTATCTCCATAGCTGTTTCCTTTACCTCCTGTTGACTGTTGGGAGACCTTAAATACATTCTAGGCAAAGTGACAACCGTTTTCAGAGtggggcccagtgcaaattggaggaatagcacctcatatttcccttcgtcagcttacaacccccccccccctccccccccccccccccccccccccccagtggtatgaacattgacctctagctTCTAGAAAccctttctctccttctctcaccatccctcccccttcccagttctccatccaGTCTGACTGGCCCCTGATTGCATATTATCtcttttgctttgttgtcaccttctccgagctaataatgatctattctacattttccatgatcggatctcttttgatgtctcgttttcacaccttagccttccttgtctctgtgtctccctctcccctgactctcagtctgaagaagggtctcgacccgaaaacgtcacctgttccttctatccagagatgctgcatgtcctgctgagttactccagtattttgtgacttttttgtgcaaaccagcatctgcagttccttccaacaccctTTTTCTTTCAAATCTCTACCCAAATAACCTCATTTGAGGAGCTTTCTTGGATACCCTACCTCAATAGTGAAGCAATCTTTGACTAACCTCgtccccttttccttccccttcccatctTACCCAAAAATAATTGATCCTAAACTATTGAGATTATAGTCCCGCCCATTTTCTCAACCGTATCTAAGCCATTGCAAACCATTGTAGCGGCTCATATTAATTAAAGTTTGAGATACCTACTTTATTATTTACCCTCCTTGAATTAACACAGATGCAATTTAGTTCTGAATTCACTTGATGTTCACTTACCCACTTATTCTGCCTGcctaatttatttttctctcttccAGGTGAATATACCTTTCCATCTGAACAATCACTCTGAGCTCCTTTCTAAAATCTAAGTTAGAGACCAATCTGTGGGCTGTCAGGGCTGTCAATAAATAGCTGACAGTATCTTTGTTGTACAAGAAGAGGCTATCAGCAGAGTGAATTACAAGGACAAGGACCCATTGGCATCCAAATATTGACATTTTTCCTGAGGTAAAGGATGAGAATTCCCTTTCCCATCTCAAATGAGTGAGTTACGAAGTTAGAGGGTTGAGGTCTTGTAGGAACATGTTTGTAATTTTTATGCAACACTTCTGCGGCAGTTCTGCCAATAGTTAGAATTAAGAATTTCATGTAAATTCTGCTCTCTTTCATTTTACATGGAAAAGCATTATCCCCGCGTCATCTGTATCAGACACTGAAATATCTAACATGGCTGTCATGTCTAAAATATCTAAGATATGTAAATCCTCCTCTACTGGACCCAAAAAAAGATGTTAAGGATGGTCACCAGATACTAATaagattatatattatatatttaattatttctgaaggtagacacaaaatgctggagtaactcagcgggacaggcagcatctctggagagaaggaatgggtgacgtttcggatcgagactcttgtGACCTCTTGTAGTAACCAACCCACTTTGATACTGATGAGCTCGGAGCTTGTGATCGTGATCATTAGGTGCTATACTGAGCTTATGTTATTAGATTCAGGGCTAAAGAAAAAATTAAGGAgagaataaagagcaacaagattgTTTATGTGTGGAGGCACAGCAGATGGCTGAGGAGTTATATTAATATTTATTGTCTATATTTACTGTGGAGAAATAGATGGATGCAAGGGATCTCAGGCATGGCAATAGTGAGCCCAAATTGCAGAAGAGGAGGTGTAGGAAGTCCCACATTAAGTTAGATAAAGCCTTAGAACCCAATTAAATGTATCCCAGGACATCATAGGAAGCCAGGGAAGAaattgcaaggccagcagcagaaaTATCTGTATGATTGATAGTCATGGGTAAGATGCCAgacgattggagggtagttaatgccatatctttaagaatggctgcaaggaaaagcatgGTAACTACTATTTGGtctcccatctctccccaccccccaccaaatCTGATTtgtttgaagaggtgaccaagaaggATGATGAGAGCAATGCAGTAGTTGtcgtctacatggacttcagcaaagtttTTCAGTTAGGCTGGTCTGGAAGGATAGATCATGTGGGACCCAGGGTGAGCTAGCCAATCGGATATAAAGTTAGCagttgtttttcagattggaggccggTAACAAATGGCGTACCACAAGGTTCGATACTGGGTCTACTGATGTTCATTGTTCATATTAAATGTAGGTGGCAAGGTGGCAGTTATTGCTTTGGGATGACACCTAAATTCGAGGTGTAATTTACAGTGAAGAAGATATCTATAATTACAATGGGGTCTTGATCAACTGAGCCAATGGGGTGaggaatggcagatagagtttaattcaTATAATACGCAAGATGTTATTCTTTGGTGGACGAACTAGGGCAGAATTTATGCAGTAAATGGCGCGGCTTGAGGAGTGTTCTAAAACCGAAAGACCACGGAGTGCAGATACATAGGTCCATGAAGATAGCAAAGCAGGTGGTGAGGAAGGTGTTCAGCATCCTTGCCTTCATTGCTCAGGGTATTAAGTACTGGAGttaggatgtcatgttacagctgtacaagacattggtaaggccacatttggagtacaagGTCCAGTTCTGGTTGGATTGCTATGAAGTGTAAAGGGTGCAAAAAGGCTTTACAAGGTATTACCAGGTCAGGTGGATTTGAGCAATAAGGAGAGACTGGAAAGGTTGGGTctttttttccctggagcataggTTGACTTtatggaagtttataaaatcatgaggggcataaataAGACATAGCGCCACAATCATTGCTCCAGGGAAGGCGAGTCAAACATTAGAgaccataggtttaatgtgagagaagAAAGTTTCATAAGGGACCTGAGAGGCAGATTTTTGACAGAGAAGGAGGCAGAAATGGAATGAacagccagaggaagtggtacaggtgggtacaattaggacatttaaaagacacttagacagacACATGAGTAAGaagggtttggaaggatatgataCAGGCAAGTAGGACAGGCTTGGTTAGGGAACAGTTAACATGAATGAGTAAGCCAAAgtactgtttcagtgctgtatcactctatcaaaaAGCATTTGCAAAAAATAGAAACAGGGTTcactgtttccctctccacagatccTGTCTGACTGGTTATTTCCAGCAATAtctctctttttaaaaaataatttgttatTTCTGACAACAACGTAAAACAAAATGTTTCAAGCTTTCACAATGCTAAATGTTTGCAAATTATATTCTAAGTACAAAGATAATGAAGCTTCCAATCTATTCCCACGTACCTTGAAGGAAAGTAGGGTGGTCCAGGCAAGAAATAAGGATGGTGAAAAGGAAATCGGGCAGCAGCTCCAAACAGATTAGCAGCATGTCCCATCGGTGGATGCTGGTAGGCATGTGGGTGTGGAAGAGTTGCTGAAGGTATTGATGGTGCATTTCTGGGGCAGTTGGGCGCTGTGGGGATCTCCTTTTGTGGTTGGACTTCAGGCATTGCACCTCTGTTATGGGTGTTGTTCATTTCACTGGAAGAATTTCGTTTGCCAACATCCACTGACATTGTTGGTATCCTTTGCTCTGCACAATTTGATACTGCACTAGGACCCGGGACCTCGTGATGCACCTCATTCCTACTGTGTCCCGGTGGACAGGTAACCGGCACAGCGGGGTGGCTGGAAATATTTTGAGTAGACAGACCAACCTGGACGGGATTTGTTTGtggataaagtataattgaatttgGACGAGGACCTTGAGTAACTGGCATGCGCAAAGACTGGCTCTGACCTGCTGGGAAATCAGGTTATCACCATTATAGGACAAGGTGTTATTAAGATTCATTCACTTCTAAATATTAACAAACAACATTCTTTTGAAGCAGCAATTAtatgaaaaaaattaaaacactTAGCATTTCTAGGCTTGAA
This region of Amblyraja radiata isolate CabotCenter1 chromosome 11, sAmbRad1.1.pri, whole genome shotgun sequence genomic DNA includes:
- the sox30 gene encoding transcription factor SOX-30 isoform X1, whose amino-acid sequence is MITMEASLNKTIQSENKYVSGLSSRKDYGDQNIAGQHMTEKIKIEDDDHYKPSGSNRGTQQTKDLLFLKDLNGTDGSQHTDLKLPITLHPLPPGIKLQLQGSTSTCDVVKFAKLSGSLASNNLGDIRLQTQVDPSLKINTINVPLTVPPTEAEINDMPPSKDRSGHIKRPMNAFMVWARIHRPSLAKANPNANNAEISVQLGLEWNKLTEEQKKPYYDEAQKIKEKHREEFPAGQSQSLRMPVTQGPRPNSIILYPQTNPVQVGLSTQNISSHPAVPVTCPPGHSRNEVHHEVPGPSAVSNCAEQRIPTMSVDVGKRNSSSEMNNTHNRGAMPEVQPQKEIPTAPNCPRNAPSIPSATLPHPHAYQHPPMGHAANLFGAAARFPFHHPYFLPGPPYFPSSTCPYSRPPYGYGDFANSMSECLGYYEDRYQKHEAMFSALNRDYPFREYPDDCQRNADSRSNSSIEEGPHSNNLGGEEYLNSVPQLDVGALENVFTTPMSAPSQPQRVEMVHSDDEQEGKVLKSL
- the sox30 gene encoding transcription factor SOX-30 isoform X2; amino-acid sequence: MITMEASLNKTIQSENKYVSGLSSRKDYGDQNIAGQHMTEKIKIEDDDHYKPSGSNRGTQQTKDLLFLKDLNGTDGSQHTDLKLPITLHPLPPGIKLQLQGSTSTCDVVKFAKLSGSLASNNLGDIRLQTQVDPSLKINTINVPLTVPPTEAEINDMPPSKDRSGHIKRPMNAFMVWARIHRPSLAKANPNANNAEISVQLGLEWNKLTEEQKKPYYDEAQKIKEKHREEFPGQSQSLRMPVTQGPRPNSIILYPQTNPVQVGLSTQNISSHPAVPVTCPPGHSRNEVHHEVPGPSAVSNCAEQRIPTMSVDVGKRNSSSEMNNTHNRGAMPEVQPQKEIPTAPNCPRNAPSIPSATLPHPHAYQHPPMGHAANLFGAAARFPFHHPYFLPGPPYFPSSTCPYSRPPYGYGDFANSMSECLGYYEDRYQKHEAMFSALNRDYPFREYPDDCQRNADSRSNSSIEEGPHSNNLGGEEYLNSVPQLDVGALENVFTTPMSAPSQPQRVEMVHSDDEQEGKVLKSL
- the sox30 gene encoding transcription factor SOX-30 isoform X3; translated protein: MTEKIKIEDDDHYKPSGSNRGTQQTKDLLFLKDLNGTDGSQHTDLKLPITLHPLPPGIKLQLQGSTSTCDVVKFAKLSGSLASNNLGDIRLQTQVDPSLKINTINVPLTVPPTEAEINDMPPSKDRSGHIKRPMNAFMVWARIHRPSLAKANPNANNAEISVQLGLEWNKLTEEQKKPYYDEAQKIKEKHREEFPAGQSQSLRMPVTQGPRPNSIILYPQTNPVQVGLSTQNISSHPAVPVTCPPGHSRNEVHHEVPGPSAVSNCAEQRIPTMSVDVGKRNSSSEMNNTHNRGAMPEVQPQKEIPTAPNCPRNAPSIPSATLPHPHAYQHPPMGHAANLFGAAARFPFHHPYFLPGPPYFPSSTCPYSRPPYGYGDFANSMSECLGYYEDRYQKHEAMFSALNRDYPFREYPDDCQRNADSRSNSSIEEGPHSNNLGGEEYLNSVPQLDVGALENVFTTPMSAPSQPQRVEMVHSDDEQEGKVLKSL